caAGACAAAACACATTTCGGATAGTAATCTGATCacaaactaaaaaacatgaactCTAAATTTCTTCTCACAACCATACATTTaccttataataataatcataataataattcattttCAGATAAGAAGTTGTATACTCATTTTTACACTCCCTTCTCATGCCCAAGATTTAAAATCTTGTGTTCATCATCAGGATCAGAGCTCACACTAACCACtggtaattatttatatatcttcaAGTTCAAACCTTTATCTATATTGTCATATTGAATTGCATGATGCATGATATTtggttttgtgtgtgtatatatatatatgtatctcttCATCGATCAACTTAAGCCTTATCTGTGGTAGTTGTAAAGTATCCATATAGGTTATTGGTTAAtttttttgacaagtgaattttTACCTCAGACGTGTATGATGCgtgctaatcgcacaacgaaagggtccgcactaagcggatcttaaatagcctTTCTCACCATATCATctcctttattggaaaataccgtcgaagagaacctaccaaggctcgaactcgagaccttggagtaaactccccggtttagtgaaacaccccTGGCCACTGGGGTTTAACCCAGAGGTTTAGGTTATTGGTTAATAATTTgtttcattgtatgtaatttcTAAGTTCTAGTTTTGTtgtaaatttaagtttttttaaaaaaaatttagtctATATTAAACTACATATTTGCCTTTCAAAAATGAAAGTTTACATGATAAGAGTAGTTTGTATtatttgtatggtttttgatttataatgataataatactaataattatgGTTTGTAATATACTGGTACGATTGTAGGAACGAATGGAAGCGATGGTTCAGTGACAGGTGGCTCATATGATTTTAGTAAAGCAACAACTTCTCTTACACAGAAGTTATTGTCATCCCCAAAGCAAGTGACTCTTGTAAGGCATGGCTTAAGTTCTTGGAACGACGAAAGCAGAGTTCAGGTTTGTCATTAATTAATCTTCTGAAACCTCTAAAAGTAGAAAATTGCGCAGGTTAGACAtattgggtaatgggtcaaagctGGCTAAGATCATCATAGTTAGTTTTGTATGGATCGGGATGACTGAAACACTTTTTActgatatttaaaaaaattaccaaGGTATTTTGTTATGATTACTAAGGAGTTTTATTTTGGATAGCTTATTAATTGTTTTCCATCCAAACAGGCTTATCAGCTTATCAGCCTTTATAAACTTTTTGCTAATAAGCATAAGCTATATTATCATGATAACATATATAGTTTGTATGCACTAAAAATACACATTGGGTGACTTTTGGCCCATTTGGAATGTTTtcttgttacaaaataattcGTAGCCCAAATCGACCTATATAAAAGATTGAAGTTGCCACTTCTGTAAAGCTTGTATATGCATCGGTTTAAGCTCCTAAAATGATAGTAGTGTTTACTCTTTACTAAGGAACGTATCAATATtctaaaaaacaacaaaaataagttATAAGGCGATAGTATCTATACATGAGGTATACATGAGATAAATTACATATAGAAGAAGTGGCCATGTGTTACATAGCTTGCAGGGCAGGTTCGTTTTAGACAAAAAGTTACTGAAACAGAAAATATGACAGTTTATATGAGCATGTCGCAAATTAGTAAGTTTTCATGGAAAGGAGAAGATACTAAGTTTCATTTGTActctttactttctttctttttaattacgTCACCAATTATGTGTGCTTAAGGATAAGACTTTCTCTAGATTATATCCTTGTAGGTTCATCCAATGGACTATACATGTTTGTACGAAGGTCTCTTTTTAAGCATTTTTCGTCAAAGATGCTTAAAACGATAAACATTTGCCTATGGGTTGCTCTTAAGATTTTTATAGCTTTTTCAGATTACATAGAGCATTATGCTTTCAGGGAAGTACAGACTTATCGGTCTTGACAGAAACTGGAATTATGCAAGCTGAAAGATGCAAGAAATCTTTGGCAGATATACAGTTTGACCAGTGTTTCTCGAGTCCAATTTCTCGTGCCAAGGTACAAATGAAACTATGTTTTAGGTAAAGGGTAATGAAACTATGTTTTAGGTAAATCTAacagattttcaaaaacatttagtTCTAAATTGGTGATGTTGCTGCAGTCAACTGCAGAAATCTTGTGGGCAGAGAGGAAAGAGCCCTTGATTTTTCTTGATAACCTGAAGGAGGCACATCTATTCTACCTTGAAGGCATGAAAAATGGTCTGTAACTCTGTATATACATTATCAGAGCCACCTAAATATCTTCTTTACTATGATTTTTTCTGCGTTGAAAGAACAGCTTGTTCAACCCATACGCCTTGTCTCTTTTTTCAGCTGATATTATTGAGTTTACCCTTTGAGTTTTGACCCAGTGACGCTTTCTAAAGTATATTATTCAAAATATCCACCTCTAGTTTACTAAATGAGTTTCAGTATTTGGAGGCAGTGGATGCCAGGCTAAGATATCCGAAGGAATATACAACATGGAGGGAAGATCCGTCCAATTTTAATGTAAATGGCATTTATCCTGTACGGCAAATATGGGACACTGCAAGCATTGCTTGGAAGGAAATCTTGTTGACACCGGTAAATGGTCTATCATTATTTACATTTGTCTTAATGTCCTAGAAAAACTAATTATTTAGGTTTGTCTAAAGTTTCCTCTTTGCTTTAGACATTCCACCATTAGTCAAAATTGTTAGTGAAACCAAATGTTGCAGTCTTCATCGCATGGTGAGTGTAAcaatgttttttattattattataggggGATAATTTTCTTGTTGTGACCCACAAATCAATATTACGAGCGCTCATCTGCACGGCCCTTGGACTAAGCACAGAGAGGTACGTTatagaaacctttttcttgttGCAAAAAGCAAGGGAATGATTGTGGCAAAAGGCTTGCTTTCCTTGCTTTCTGTAAAGAAGAGTAGCTCCAACATATAGGGTCACCGTAATTTGGTGTATCTGACTGATGTCACCAAATCATGTGTTTATATGCTGCTATAGGTTCCGAGCCTTTGATGTGAATAATGGTGGAATAACCGTGTTTAAGTTCAATGTGGAAGGCGAAGCTATGCTTCAGTATATGAACATGACAGCTCATATGTACACTGAACACACTTATCGTTATTAAACATGGAGGTCTCAATATTCATGAATGCGAGTTACATATCAAGTCAAGTTTGATAAATAATGGTGGTTCCACTTCCATTATCCAGTCCTTTTGTGATCCTAGTCGAGTTAAGCCTAGTTGAGTCAACTCGACGCACTTATTAGTAGCAAAGATATAAGATCATATTGTATTTGCTTTATCATGAACAAGATTGTATGAGAACAGGGCATGCTAAATATTATGATATGAAATCCATGATAAATTTTGAAGTGGTTTGAGCAAAAAATCTAGATGTTAACCTTACCTTCAGTTACTTAGTTTATGTATGTTATATGCTTTTATAGATGAGGCTTAAACCACCAAGAGGTCTCATGTTCGAATGTCACCAGGTAACATCTTTCAGAAACAGGCCACTTGATATCACGGTTAGGTCACATATATCGGAGTTTTCCTTCTCTAGATAACTTAAACATGGAAAACATCTGCTGTTTATATTTCTATTCAAGTCTTTCTACCCTCACACTATCACAGCTGAACTTTTTCCAATATAATCCATGTCTGTCACTCTTATATCATCAAAAGATTTAACAAAGCTTTAATATAAACAAGGCACACTTTGTTTTATTGAGGAATATAttacattaaaagttataaattaaaaacacaatactaTACATTATTCAAACCCAAACAAATACAGTAATATATTACATAGAACACTTTGGTAATTTCTTTCTCTAGAGAAAGTTCAAATCCATATACACAGTACTTTAATAGCATGTAATCATGCATTAAAATTTCTCTGTTTCTCTGAATCTTAGATCTTAACTTCCAAACAAAAACTACCTTAACCTTTATACAGTAATTGTTGATTTAACTAGAAcccaatatttttgtttctaggTAAACGAGCTGTCAAATCCAAATCGCTAATAATTTACGAGATACACCTGATGCTTTcaaatttctatttttctttcgaTTTGATACTTGTAGGAGCCGAAAATGGCCTATGTTATTTGATGACTTACCACCACCCCGTTTTACTATATTCGCCACAGTCAAAACCCCTTGCAGTAAATGCTTCTATGAGCTTCGGGACGAGCTTTGAGAGCATAATCTTGAAACCAGTAGAATTAACTTTCTGAAGTTCGGGATCAAGATTTTGGCTCTCGAAAGCACAACCTATTGGAACCCCTTCGAGATATGCCTTACAAGCCATCAAGATATGCACACAGCGTTTGCTGAAATGCTCTTCCACAAGTTCTTCAAAATGCTACATTTTATAACCAAGCGTTAGTTGTGTAGATTCtgatgttcgaaaaaaaaaacttttaacctCTATGTAGCATGTTTGGAAAAGATTACTGGTAGAGGACAAAATAGGTGGGTCAGGCAAAATGGGTCATCACAGTATTTTGTACAGGTTGGACCGGACTTTGTGGCCTAAAGCTTTGAAAAATATAGTTCAaaatttgaataaaatgatttggcAGGTTTTACCATGCATTAAATAAATCTTATTGTATTATTTTTCCAATTGACAGTTTGAGCTAAGAACATAGTCTGGAGTAACTGGTCACAGGTACATGGATCTAAAATGTTGCATAAGCTATAACATGAAAGGAAACAAAATAGAAAGATCGGTTGTACCTTAGGTGGCTTGCGAAGTATGTAAAGCATGGTTTTACAACTCATAAGGAACGCATTCTCATTGTAGCTACACGAGTTCTTGTCACCCTCAAGACTTCCAACTTGCTGGTCGTACCCAGCTTCATTGAAGTAAGGTTTTTGGTTAAGCACCAAGGCCTGAAGAGAGAGTAAAACTTGAAGAATTGTTGAACCATTGGGGTTCCACGTCTCGGTCCCTGTCCCGGTCCAGGTGTTGAGAAGGCTAAGACACACCCTCCCTGACTCATACAAATTTGGGTTGACCCTTAACCCGCCAGATTCATAATGCACCATCTGCAGGACATCAAGCAAACACATTACTCATCAGCTTTGCAAGGTTCAGTTTAATTTAACAGGATTACTGATAGTACTCTAGTAGAGTGGTTTTTTATAGGAGTTGATGATAAAACAAAGATTACCGGAGGCTCATGAGGATATTCCTGGGGAAGGaagatctcaaagaagaagaggCAGTCGTGATAAGGAGTCCCTGGTGCCCCGATGATTACCGATTGTAAGAGGTCCATCCTTTCTTCAAACACACGGACGTATATTGTTTCTGTGAAAACAAGCATAAAGATTCAAGATTGCTTGAATATTTCATAGAGTCATTCGGTCTGAATGCTACATGAAGAACATAAGCCAGATCTATTCAATGCTAGGCTGAGTATCAGGGCCtcaaaaaatatcttttcgtcgTTGAAATTACTGAATTTTGGGTTGTTCGATGAAACAAGGGAAACTCAATGGAATTCATAACTATCTCAATAGAAAAGAGGAAACAACGGAGTCTTTGTCTAAAGAAATGCATTGAGCtacgcgtttggttcacagaatgttttgggaaggaatggaatctttcaaaggaattggaatttgaaggaatggaatttgacggaatgttttttattttttgaaaattcaagtgatggaagtaatgaaattccttcctccatccccaaggaatggagattccatcaaatgatggaatgtttacattcctatggaatgagattccctcttctttgtgcaaccaaacgcactaagaaatggaattcaattccaattccatcaaattccatcaaattctgtgaaccaaacgcgaagTATGATTTGAGTCATTACAATTCCATAGAGGCGGCAACCCCATTTACCTTATAACTGGTCCATTCGGGTTATGGTTTATCTTTAACAGAACGGGTAGGAACAGTTGGAATAAGGAAAACAGGTCAGAGTTCTAATGTTTAAAACTTCCTGAATCATTTCATGAAGCAATTATACAAATATTGAAATTCAAAAGTACTGTAATCATGTCAGAAAGTGTCAAAAAACTTGGACAAAAAAGTGTTACTAGTGAACCCAATCCAGCCCCATATGTACAAAGTATTACTGGTTTCGACCCGTAAACCAAACCACTCGACCAACCCATTATGCCACTTCTACAATTTCCTGTTCATCCCAAAGATGTAGAAAATATACAGCATCTCACCAGGAAGATTGTTAGCCAAAATATTCCATTCTTGCTGAACTTTCTTTAGCCAAGATTTTTTCACCTGCATGTATCCGAAACATCATTTTTTGGAGCTCAGATAAACAAATATGCAATGGTAAGTACTATCATTAACAGAAAGCTTAAAATATACGTATGGAGTTGACCTCTAACCTGACTTGACGCGGAGCACTTTTCAGGACTATCAACAAAGTGGTGGTTCAAGCAATCGTTGACCATGTCAAACTGCTTGATCTCTTTGAGATTCTTGTTGGTCGATAAAGCTGAAGCATCTTCCAACTCTTTGAATTCGGTAGGGTTTTCCTCAGAAGATGTCTCTACAACCACCTGATTGACTTCCTCACTGTCAAAATCTGGTACTGTTTCCTTCTCGGATGCATGATATGAAGCACTTGACAGTGATGTGTAAGGAGAGAACCCGAAAAGACATCTAGCGACATTAGATAAGAACCCAATTGCAGCTCGTGGGACTTTAAAAGTAGTAGAATCATATAACGTCTTTAAGCAATCTCTCTCATCATCAGAATCCGAGAAACACTAACAGTAAAAGGGAAAACTTCAGTTCAAGTTATGGTTACCCTATTATAACTTATCATAAGGTAATTTCAGTTTGTTGTACCTTTTCACATTGATCCGGTGAATGGTTATCGTGCCTGGATTTCTCTTGATTCGGCTCGATACTGTCATTGTTGATCAAAGGCGTTGCTGAGACACTTTCAGACTTTTCAACTCGAAAAATGTCTTGAGGTGCAACCTGTACATGTGCATCAAAAAATGAGATCAAATGTTCTTACAAGAAACTGTCACGGAAAACTAAGAAACAAGAATTTTTTGTGCCTTCCTGCTTCACTCGATAGAAATTCTCAATGTGAAGCAAGAAATGACTCGGAAATGGGCTCAAGCAGGTTAAAATGGGCTAACAAGATATATCGATGATTCGGCTAACAGGTTAAAATGGGCTCAAGCGGAGGTTTTTGTCGGGCTGCAAACATGTTTCTGTCCGTTTTCAAAAAGACAATATACTCatttaaagtattaattttaGTCAAAAAACACGTTTGAGTCACTGAGTCTTGCAAAAAAATTGCATACACAGACTTATCTTCTGAGACCAAAGGTAGTCACCCAAAGTGTATGCGCAGTATaacttttgtaatcatatttgacacattGAAAATAAATGAACAGTAACATAGTTGGACAAAGATAGATTTGGGTCAACATTTCCCGAGGGTACCAAAATGTTGCCCATTTTGACATGTTACCAAACCCACCCATCCGGCCTATTTTGCCACCTCTGATATAAAACAacattaagaaagaaaatttgTACCTTGGACGTAGAACCTGCAGCCCATTTGACTTCAACAATACCATTTTTTATGCCAATTACAATCCCAATATGATCCAAGTAAAGATTAGTGCCACATTTGTCAGTATCTTCACTGTTTTTTAAGTTATGCCCTCTCTGTAGCCGAAACACGAGATCACCCTGACTATAAGAATAGTCAGGGTGCTCCCTCAGCTCATAAGCACTCACAGTTTCCTCTTTTAATTCAGATTCCCACTTAACCTTCACTGTCTTCTCATTTGTATCGACAACCTTCACGAGACCCCACTTTTTTTCTTGATCATCACACGTTTCTTTCTCGAGAACAAATTGATGAGGCCAAAAATCATGAGCATCAAGTGTGTTGACAGGATCAAGAGAACTTGAATCTAACCCATACGATTCGGTTCCATCTTGCCACAAGACATCAACTTTAAATTTCATTTGAGCAATTAAAAAGACCTCTTGAAAACCAAAATGTCGATTTGATTGTTTATGAACTGTGTGATTCATAAAACCCGTGTGGTCAATCTTTGGTAACACACACCAATCGCCAAGCTGCCAATTTGACTGAGAAAAACAAGATGTCAAATCTTTTGCATTTTGTAAAGATGGTGGCACTGGTATTGTTTCCAAATCAATTACTGCACAACCTAGCCAGGTCACTTGGACCAACCCTGCATCCACCGTGCAGACGGTCCCTTCATCATGTTTTTCATTCTTCGACCCGCAGAGCCATTgggttgactttgactttgactgGGCTAAGTTCACAGCTTTGACTCGCTGTCCTGGATAATAAGGGTACTGTGAATCATCAAACAAATCTGGAGATATTGGTACGAGCTTCTCCATTTCCATGCCAGTCAACGTAAATTCACATTTGGTACCATCATCGAACAAGACAGTAACGGAATCCGTTATGTGGTCAGCTTTACCAACCCATGGACCCCATATGACATAGTCATTGGTTGAGATCGAACGAATTCTTTGCAGGTTCTTGGAGTTGATTCCTTTTAGTTTCTTTCCATCAACATTCTCCAAATCCACAACCATTTCAATATCCGTGACTCTGCCTATTTGTAAAAAAGGACGATCATTAACCAAACGAACAATGTCACCAGGGACATATCTTCTCtcaaataataacaaatcaTCGATTTTCACGATACTTTCTTGAAGATTAGAGAGAATAGAGCTTGCTTGTCCACTGTAGAAGAACTCATCATCTTCTTGTTCATCAGAGCTACCCTCACTGTAGCTATCAAAGTCACTAAAAAACACATCCATCACGTTGAGTCGTTGATCCTTCAAAAAGAACTTTGATCAGATAAAATAATATTCAAGTTACCAAAAAGGAAATAATTAAGAAACTTGCAATACTTAAGAGACATACCTTGTGATATTGGAAGGATAACTGATATCACTATCGAGGAACGATAGAAAAAACGATAGTATCTCCAAAGATATTGGAGATGATTTGCCAAAAGGAGATTTGCCCGTATAAGGGAAACAGGGTCTGCTAGAGACACCCGATATTGCCAAAAGGAGATTTGCCCGTAAATGGGAAACAGTGTCTGCAAGAGACACCCTATATGCCAGATTTTTTGCAGAAAAAAATGGATTACATTCAACTAGAACTTCTGCTAGCGCCAAAAGAAACTTGCCGAACaatttttgatataaagatggatAGATATTTGTATAAATGGCCACGAAAAGAATCAAGGTTCTTTCGGATGCCAGATATATATTGCCAAAGGAGATTTGCCCTCGAGTGAAATGCCTAGTTTCAATCAAGTTTTTCGTACACATAAAAAACCTATAATGACAGAAAAGAAAGCACGATGAACCGAAGGAAACAACTATAATGACCGAAACGCAAACTAGAGCTAATACTATATGCTATGGGGATTTAGCTAATGTTGATCTATTCCCTGAAAGGAGAAAAAGTCTCTAGTCTTGGATTCAAAGAAGCCATGATCAGTCCTTTACTTCTGCACCTGTTGAAagaaaacttgaaattatgAACATGATTTGATTTCAAACAAGATTTGTCATAGTGAAACTAAATAACGTTGCACTTTTATTAGTTAAAAAGAcatgttttttaatttcttctacATCATCTTGGATTAACTTATGAATATGAGTCAATTACGTGAAAATAATGGTTGGTTTTGTGCATGTGTGTTTAACAATATTGAGGATACCATAATCTTATAGTcaactttaataaattaatgataGGTTATTTAAGCAATCgtgttttaatataatgaaagaTTTACTTAATCATATCCATCTTTAAATATTATGTGTCATAGGAAATATAAAGCCCATCGTTGATAAAGTGATACACCGGCCACcgtctatctttttttttttttcgaacggcggaattatattaaaaaagcaACTGgctagcaagatgctagaagctaaaagtacaattacaattacaaaacTAGAATTTACCAACAGATCATATTTTGGACCCCTCTCGAAACATTCTGCAAGGACTacaaaaaaggtgaaaaaactCGTACCAGTTATAATGACCCAAGACATGAGAAAAACCCCAACAACAAAAGCCGAGCCACCGTATCTTTTGCAGCATGTACTAATTAAAGTTTTTGcatttttgctttataattCAATTTACAATAGAATCTTCAAAACGTTAGCCAATCCACCACCGTGCAATCGCTTCTAGCTTCTTTTTTGCTTATTGGTTTATTCGATTTTCAAAAAGCTAATAAGTTCAATTTTTTCCGATTTATAAGATTATCAAATTGAGTTCATTGCTCATTTATTTAAGCCCATAAAGTTGGTAAGCTAGTAAGTCATgtatattaaaagttcattaaatctttaaacaaaaagaaaaaagttaataCCAACACACTTAGTAAACTAAGGGATTGAAATCTTCTAAAGTTTGAAGTTAAGGTCATTGacccttaaattaaaatcaaatatcaatattcaaatatgttttttaaatcttaacccttaattttaatctaatagTCAAGATGCCTTCATCTTTACTTGTAAAGTTGTAGATTGTTTGGTTTAGCCTATTTCAACATGTTTGGAAGTAAAACCTtttagggggcgtttggttgtagaaaacaccccttgttttccatttttgtttttcaaaaaaacatgaaaaacagaaaacgtgTTCTAATAATAGTTTACTAAGAatgttttctaagaaaacaaaaaacaaggttttttattttttcataaaaaaaatttaaaaacacctttttcttgttttcaatttttcattttcatttttcatttcatttcacccTCTCCCCTCACATCTCGAACATGTTCTCTAGTTTTTTAATTAGAacgtgttttcaaaatttttatttgttttctagaaaacaaacacccttttaattttctagaaaattagaaatgaaaactagaaaacattttctacaaccaaacgcACCCTTAGCTTTTCATAATTTCAATATGTGCATAAGCTCATTAAAAGTATAACTCCTAAGGTATCTTTAACATAAACAGCTAgaaatacaaattaaataacaaagaaggGGAAAAAATGAGTATCAAGAAAAGCAAATGTACCATTTGCAGCCAGGAAGCATCATAGAATTTCCTCCATTCATGGGAATTCAACAAATCtgaattttaatattattgacCTTCTAACCCCCTCACACTCTCTCACACATGCTAAATgaagaaataaaacaaaaagggAATTAAGCTTTTTGTGGGGAGTTTAGAGAGGCAAATCCCCACTCCAAATCCCCTCTCTTACACCATACTCAATTAGCATCTCAAACACAACTTCAATTCTTCTTGATTCTTTTTAAGCCAAATATATATTTGGTCGTAAATATATACGTAATGTTGGAAGTTATTTGCATGTATGTATTAAtgtattttcaagaaaatgGAAGTGAGAGTGAGTGGAGCTAGGTGGTGGACATATAATtataagaagaaagaaagaacacCAAACAAATATTCCATCACTAGAAACGGAATATACCATCTTCCATCCTTTTTActtctatttctatttttatcatCTTATAATCCCATCTGTATCTTTATTTCACTTCCACTTTTTGGATATATTTAATGCTCTTCTATCTTTTTCACAAGTATACAAACTGCTTTTTGTGTCATGCCACCTTAAATCTAGAAAAAACACAAatgtttcaaaattttattttattttatttttttaaaaataaaatgttaaatgcaGCTTTTAGAATT
The sequence above is drawn from the Erigeron canadensis isolate Cc75 chromosome 4, C_canadensis_v1, whole genome shotgun sequence genome and encodes:
- the LOC122595429 gene encoding probable 2-carboxy-D-arabinitol-1-phosphatase, with the translated sequence MNSKFLLTTIHLPYNNNHNNNSFSDKKLYTHFYTPFSCPRFKILCSSSGSELTLTTGTNGSDGSVTGGSYDFSKATTSLTQKLLSSPKQVTLVRHGLSSWNDESRVQGSTDLSVLTETGIMQAERCKKSLADIQFDQCFSSPISRAKSTAEILWAERKEPLIFLDNLKEAHLFYLEGMKNVDARLRYPKEYTTWREDPSNFNVNGIYPVRQIWDTASIAWKEILLTPGDNFLVVTHKSILRALICTALGLSTERFRAFDVNNGGITVFKFNVEGEAMLQYMNMTAHMYTEHTYRY
- the LOC122595247 gene encoding probable ubiquitin-conjugating enzyme E2 24 yields the protein MDVFFSDFDSYSEGSSDEQEDDEFFYSGQASSILSNLQESIVKIDDLLLFERRYVPGDIVRLVNDRPFLQIGRVTDIEMVVDLENVDGKKLKGINSKNLQRIRSISTNDYVIWGPWVGKADHITDSVTVLFDDGTKCEFTLTGMEMEKLVPISPDLFDDSQYPYYPGQRVKAVNLAQSKSKSTQWLCGSKNEKHDEGTVCTVDAGLVQVTWLGCAVIDLETIPVPPSLQNAKDLTSCFSQSNWQLGDWCVLPKIDHTGFMNHTVHKQSNRHFGFQEVFLIAQMKFKVDVLWQDGTESYGLDSSSLDPVNTLDAHDFWPHQFVLEKETCDDQEKKWGLVKVVDTNEKTVKVKWESELKEETVSAYELREHPDYSYSQGDLVFRLQRGHNLKNSEDTDKCGTNLYLDHIGIVIGIKNGIVEVKWAAGSTSKVAPQDIFRVEKSESVSATPLINNDSIEPNQEKSRHDNHSPDQCEKCFSDSDDERDCLKTLYDSTTFKVPRAAIGFLSNVARCLFGFSPYTSLSSASYHASEKETVPDFDSEEVNQVVVETSSEENPTEFKELEDASALSTNKNLKEIKQFDMVNDCLNHHFVDSPEKCSASSQVKKSWLKKVQQEWNILANNLPETIYVRVFEERMDLLQSVIIGAPGTPYHDCLFFFEIFLPQEYPHEPPMVHYESGGLRVNPNLYESGRVCLSLLNTWTGTGTETWNPNGSTILQVLLSLQALVLNQKPYFNEAGYDQQVGSLEGDKNSCSYNENAFLMSCKTMLYILRKPPKHFEELVEEHFSKRCVHILMACKAYLEGVPIGCAFESQNLDPELQKVNSTGFKIMLSKLVPKLIEAFTARGFDCGEYSKTGWW